One window of the Pseudomonas knackmussii B13 genome contains the following:
- a CDS encoding cysteine hydrolase family protein, with product MTTALLIIDVQQALCSGTGAAHDIERVLQRINGLSQLARAAGVPVVLVQHEEPDGDFRYDSDGWQLAEGLLVGEGDARVRKTTPDSFNGTDLAEVLNELGVDGLVICGLQTDFCVDTTVRSALAKGYDVTLVADAHSTVDNAVLKAEQIVAHHNATFSSMSSFAPRLLVLPAAEVSVR from the coding sequence ATGACCACCGCCTTGCTCATCATCGACGTACAACAGGCCCTCTGCAGCGGCACCGGCGCCGCCCATGACATCGAGCGCGTGCTGCAGCGGATCAACGGCCTGAGCCAGCTGGCGCGCGCCGCCGGCGTGCCGGTGGTGCTGGTCCAGCACGAAGAGCCGGACGGCGACTTCCGCTACGACAGCGACGGCTGGCAACTGGCCGAAGGGTTGCTGGTGGGCGAGGGCGATGCGCGCGTGCGCAAGACCACGCCGGACTCCTTCAACGGCACCGACCTGGCCGAAGTGCTGAACGAACTGGGCGTCGACGGCCTGGTGATCTGCGGCCTGCAGACCGACTTCTGCGTCGACACCACGGTGCGCAGCGCCCTGGCCAAGGGCTACGACGTGACCCTGGTGGCCGACGCCCACTCGACCGTCGACAACGCCGTGCTCAAGGCCGAGCAGATAGTCGCGCACCACAACGCCACCTTCTCCAGCATGAGCAGCTTCGCCCCGCGCCTGCTTGTGCTGCCGGCGGCCGAGGTGAGCGTCCGCTAG
- a CDS encoding DUF2235 domain-containing protein: protein MPKRLLLFSDGTGNSSAKAEKTNVWRLFQAVDLRDGSQKAYYDDGVGTSSNKYLAALGGAFGWGLKRNVIDLYKFVCRNYEDGDEICGFGFSRGAFTIRLLVGLIHFEGLVRPSSEEELDRLARAAYRHYRSERFHSFSPLVILMRGLRDAALRCYDALRQRAPYSPAWNTADVKIQFLGLWDTVEAYEVPIEALKKAIDLAIWPLVFADLKLSTNVVAARHALSLDDQRQTFHPLLWDEAGEDQMVAKGDVPPGRLLQVWFAGVHSNVGGGYPEDRLSLVPLHWIMSEASHAGVVLLPDAVDRVVMEKSACARLYDSRAGVATLYRYAPRRLEHWRKVDGSAILPIIDGSVIRRMVDGQDYYVPVPLPRNFRVLAPSGICKTIVQGVLQPTAPLQTVPLMGMTSAALRAEEAATWSACTALSNPPPGALAIVADTIWWRKLTYLLTLLFGALLLLMPTFASNLPEWAGSNSDELIRRGLQGLSYLLPNVSTLWTRAFSMAPDAFALLAAGLGASLYMSGRLKTRIGDRARLAWHRQFQPKYLAWQRQSERNGRNVTLVIGLLFAMSALAVWLGPAFEPAAAQNLMALELACTAVLTLLLAGWRSYRLKIVSAARDTLRASASPTTPLPRTFALQLAETLRRNKTLATWYGYLTDYLVPGLVILLFLVLLTESVIRLAFDIGDTRGSYCQASSSASGEASDIFDTASLCWNTGIQLEKGARYRITLKTRGDWFDAYQRADVAGRPSSTPVFVLFSPLKRQWLEDWFKPIARIGAKGNDEFALDPLAPFTEHRYENVDASRVKESATSPISDAEAQELMCEQPTPDDHRTLTAEITADASGTLYLYVNDAVLSWPFNVGHFYENNRGTAQVTVEHLHPDGSVRPLRSASPASPTADAQTLRCECPLQRQGTAAAPAAAPAACAPRLD from the coding sequence ATGCCCAAACGACTGCTGCTGTTCTCCGATGGCACCGGCAACAGCTCCGCCAAGGCGGAAAAAACCAACGTTTGGCGCCTGTTCCAGGCCGTCGACCTGCGCGATGGAAGCCAGAAGGCCTACTACGACGACGGTGTCGGCACCTCATCGAACAAGTACCTGGCCGCCCTGGGTGGTGCCTTCGGCTGGGGCCTGAAGCGCAACGTCATCGACCTCTACAAGTTCGTCTGCCGCAACTACGAGGATGGCGACGAGATCTGTGGCTTCGGCTTCAGCCGCGGCGCCTTCACCATTCGCCTGCTGGTCGGGCTGATCCATTTCGAGGGGCTGGTTCGCCCCAGCAGCGAGGAGGAGCTCGACCGGCTGGCCAGGGCCGCCTATCGCCACTACCGCAGCGAGCGTTTCCACTCCTTCAGCCCGCTGGTGATCTTGATGCGCGGGCTGCGCGATGCGGCGCTGCGCTGCTACGACGCCCTGCGCCAGCGCGCGCCCTACAGCCCCGCGTGGAACACGGCGGATGTGAAGATCCAGTTCCTCGGCCTGTGGGATACGGTCGAGGCCTATGAGGTCCCCATCGAGGCCCTCAAGAAAGCAATCGACCTTGCCATCTGGCCCCTGGTGTTCGCCGATCTGAAGCTGTCCACCAATGTCGTTGCCGCCCGCCATGCCCTGTCCCTGGACGACCAGCGGCAGACATTCCATCCATTGCTGTGGGACGAAGCTGGAGAGGATCAGATGGTCGCCAAAGGCGATGTACCGCCCGGCCGGCTGCTGCAGGTTTGGTTCGCCGGGGTGCACAGCAATGTCGGCGGCGGCTATCCCGAGGATCGGCTGTCGCTGGTCCCCCTGCACTGGATCATGAGCGAAGCGAGCCACGCCGGGGTCGTCCTGCTGCCCGACGCCGTGGACCGAGTGGTCATGGAGAAATCCGCCTGCGCCCGTCTATACGATTCGCGCGCCGGCGTCGCGACCCTCTACCGCTACGCACCACGGCGCCTGGAGCACTGGCGCAAGGTCGATGGTTCAGCCATCTTGCCGATCATCGATGGCAGCGTGATCCGCCGCATGGTCGACGGGCAGGACTACTACGTGCCTGTGCCCCTCCCCCGCAATTTCCGGGTCCTGGCGCCCAGCGGCATCTGCAAGACCATCGTCCAGGGCGTCCTGCAGCCGACAGCGCCCCTCCAGACGGTGCCCCTGATGGGCATGACGAGCGCAGCCCTTCGCGCCGAGGAAGCGGCCACCTGGAGTGCCTGTACGGCCCTGAGCAACCCGCCGCCCGGCGCGCTGGCGATCGTGGCGGACACCATCTGGTGGCGCAAGCTGACCTACCTGCTGACGCTGCTGTTCGGCGCCCTGTTGCTACTGATGCCAACCTTCGCCAGCAACCTGCCCGAGTGGGCCGGCTCCAACTCGGACGAGCTGATTCGCCGGGGCCTGCAGGGGCTGAGCTACCTGCTTCCCAACGTGAGCACGTTATGGACCCGCGCCTTCAGCATGGCGCCCGATGCTTTCGCCCTGCTCGCCGCCGGGCTGGGAGCCTCGCTCTACATGAGCGGTCGACTCAAGACACGCATCGGCGATCGCGCCCGGTTGGCCTGGCACCGGCAATTCCAGCCGAAGTACCTCGCCTGGCAACGGCAGTCCGAGCGCAATGGCCGCAATGTGACGCTAGTCATCGGGCTGCTGTTTGCGATGTCGGCACTCGCGGTCTGGCTCGGGCCGGCCTTCGAGCCTGCCGCTGCGCAAAACCTGATGGCACTCGAGCTCGCCTGCACCGCCGTACTGACCTTGCTGCTCGCCGGGTGGCGTAGCTACCGCCTGAAAATCGTCAGCGCTGCCCGCGACACGCTTCGCGCATCGGCATCGCCGACTACCCCGCTGCCCAGAACCTTCGCCCTGCAGCTGGCGGAAACGCTCCGGCGTAACAAGACCCTGGCGACCTGGTATGGCTACCTGACCGACTACCTCGTCCCCGGCCTGGTCATCCTGCTGTTCCTGGTGCTGTTGACGGAATCGGTAATCCGCCTGGCGTTCGACATCGGCGACACACGGGGTAGCTATTGCCAGGCGTCCAGCAGCGCATCGGGTGAAGCCAGCGACATCTTCGATACCGCCTCCCTCTGCTGGAACACCGGCATCCAACTGGAGAAAGGCGCCCGCTACCGCATCACTCTGAAAACCCGGGGTGACTGGTTCGATGCCTACCAACGCGCCGATGTCGCCGGACGGCCTTCCAGCACACCGGTCTTCGTACTTTTCTCGCCACTGAAGCGCCAATGGCTGGAGGACTGGTTCAAGCCCATCGCCCGAATCGGCGCCAAGGGCAACGACGAATTCGCGCTGGATCCGCTCGCCCCCTTCACCGAGCACCGCTACGAGAACGTGGATGCCTCGCGGGTCAAGGAATCGGCTACATCGCCGATCAGCGACGCCGAAGCGCAGGAGCTGATGTGCGAGCAACCGACACCGGACGACCATCGCACCCTGACGGCCGAGATCACCGCCGACGCCAGCGGCACGCTCTATCTCTACGTGAACGATGCAGTGCTGAGCTGGCCGTTCAATGTCGGCCACTTCTACGAGAACAATCGCGGCACCGCGCAGGTGACGGTCGAGCATTTGCATCCAGATGGCAGTGTCCGGCCCCTTCGCTCCGCCAGTCCCGCATCTCCGACCGCAGACGCGCAAACGCTCAGGTGCGAATGCCCTCTGCAGAGGCAGGGCACTGCTGCGGCGCCTGCCGCAGCGCCAGCGGCCTGCGCCCCGAGGCTGGATTAG
- the thiM gene encoding hydroxyethylthiazole kinase, with protein sequence MPALPLAKRLPTLDGIVAAHAELRARRPLVQCLTNVVSANFMANVLLAAGASPAMVDNPEEAAGFAKVAGAVLVNLGTPTSAQVESMRLAVQAANAAGRPWVLDPIGAGGLPWRGAVAAELLRQNPSVVRGNASEIIGLAGLGEGAPGFDSSDDPAQAVPAAVELLRQCQAVSASGPVDHVLGWVGDSADSAVPRLLRIGGGSALLPRVTASGCALGALVAAYLAVSEDAFTALSAAHVHFAVASELAEEGSRGPGTFAALFLDALDAVDAELIRQRAQLMPEQAGA encoded by the coding sequence ATGCCCGCGCTACCCCTCGCCAAACGCCTGCCCACCCTCGACGGCATAGTTGCCGCCCACGCCGAGCTGCGTGCCCGGCGGCCGCTGGTGCAATGCCTGACTAACGTGGTTTCGGCGAACTTCATGGCCAACGTGCTGCTGGCCGCCGGGGCCTCGCCGGCGATGGTCGACAACCCCGAGGAGGCCGCCGGGTTCGCCAAGGTGGCCGGTGCCGTGCTGGTCAACCTGGGCACGCCGACCAGCGCCCAGGTCGAGTCGATGCGCCTGGCCGTGCAGGCGGCGAACGCGGCGGGGCGGCCCTGGGTGCTCGATCCGATTGGCGCTGGCGGCCTGCCTTGGCGCGGCGCGGTAGCCGCCGAGCTGCTGCGACAGAACCCTTCGGTGGTGCGCGGCAATGCCTCGGAGATCATCGGCCTGGCCGGGCTGGGCGAGGGTGCGCCGGGCTTCGACAGCTCAGACGACCCCGCGCAAGCGGTGCCGGCGGCGGTGGAGCTGCTGCGGCAGTGCCAGGCGGTGTCGGCTTCGGGGCCGGTCGATCATGTGCTCGGCTGGGTTGGCGATAGCGCGGATAGCGCCGTGCCGCGCCTGCTGCGCATCGGTGGCGGCAGCGCCTTGCTGCCGCGGGTGACGGCTTCCGGCTGCGCGCTGGGGGCGCTGGTCGCGGCTTATCTGGCGGTCAGCGAAGATGCCTTCACCGCCCTGAGCGCGGCCCATGTGCATTTCGCCGTGGCTTCGGAGCTGGCCGAGGAGGGCAGTCGTGGTCCTGGGACCTTCGCCGCGCTCTTCCTCGATGCGCTGGATGCGGTGGATGCTGAACTCATCCGCCAGCGCGCGCAGCTGATGCCGGAGCAGGCCGGCGCCTGA
- a CDS encoding LysR family transcriptional regulator: MLATEELALLQAIRDTGSLSRAAARLGKAPSSVSYAARQLEERFDALLFDRRRYRLQLTPAGELLAREAERLQQDVERLTRRVQQVANGWESRLWIVTDELLEFDSLLPVIDAFDSLQSGVSLRFTHEVLKGVWEALRDGHADLVIGATNEPPATPSLRWFELGRMDWVFAVAPKHSLAKATEPLSRAQLAEHRAVVVADSSRSGEGRTYGVSGGQPVLAVPSMRGKILAQRAGLGVGWLPRQRVSGLLARGELVEKATADPREPNILYVGWRGDQEGPALHWWLERLREPRLAQRLVQGLDAFA; encoded by the coding sequence ATGCTTGCCACCGAAGAACTCGCCCTGCTGCAAGCCATCCGCGACACCGGCAGCCTGTCCCGCGCCGCCGCGCGCCTGGGCAAGGCGCCTTCCAGCGTGTCCTACGCCGCGCGCCAGCTGGAGGAGCGCTTCGATGCCCTGCTCTTCGACCGCCGCCGCTACCGCCTGCAGCTGACCCCGGCCGGCGAGCTGCTGGCGCGCGAGGCCGAGCGCCTGCAGCAGGACGTCGAGCGCCTGACCCGTCGCGTGCAGCAGGTTGCCAACGGCTGGGAGAGCCGGCTCTGGATAGTCACGGACGAGCTGCTGGAGTTCGACAGCCTGCTGCCGGTGATAGACGCGTTCGACTCGCTGCAGTCAGGCGTGTCGCTGCGCTTCACCCACGAAGTGCTCAAAGGCGTATGGGAGGCGCTGCGCGATGGCCACGCCGATCTGGTCATAGGCGCCACCAACGAGCCACCGGCGACGCCTTCTCTGCGCTGGTTCGAGCTGGGTCGCATGGACTGGGTGTTCGCCGTGGCGCCCAAACACTCGCTAGCCAAGGCCACCGAGCCACTGAGCCGGGCCCAGCTCGCCGAGCACCGCGCGGTGGTGGTGGCGGACTCCTCACGCAGCGGCGAAGGCCGCACCTACGGGGTTTCCGGCGGGCAGCCGGTGCTGGCGGTGCCGAGCATGCGCGGCAAGATCCTCGCCCAGCGCGCCGGCCTGGGTGTCGGCTGGCTGCCGCGCCAGCGGGTCAGCGGGCTGTTGGCGCGCGGCGAGTTGGTGGAGAAAGCCACGGCCGATCCGCGCGAGCCGAACATCCTCTACGTCGGCTGGCGCGGCGACCAGGAAGGTCCGGCGCTGCACTGGTGGCTGGAGCGTTTGCGCGAGCCGCGGCTGGCACAACGCCTGGTGCAGGGCCTGGACGCCTTCGCCTGA
- a CDS encoding glutathione S-transferase family protein, with protein sequence MKFFFHPSPNPMKAALLLEELQVPYEVIGVDTFKGEQHTPAFRKINPNAKVPALVDGDATVFDSHAILLYLAEKHGRFLPTGAAERGALLSWLQFIATGLSPFSGQAVHFLHHAPEELPYARNRYLKEVERYYRVLDERLAQSRYLAGDEYSIADIALWGWANFAGYILGEQGLSAYPSVQRLVAEIAERPAAQRALQLKERLVLKAEFDEETRRALFPQNVPA encoded by the coding sequence ATGAAATTCTTCTTCCACCCGTCTCCCAACCCGATGAAAGCCGCGCTTCTGCTGGAGGAACTGCAGGTTCCCTACGAGGTGATCGGCGTCGATACCTTCAAGGGCGAGCAGCACACGCCGGCCTTCCGCAAGATCAACCCGAACGCCAAGGTGCCGGCGCTGGTCGATGGCGACGCCACCGTGTTCGACTCCCACGCGATCCTGCTCTACCTCGCCGAGAAGCATGGGCGCTTCCTCCCGACCGGCGCGGCCGAGCGTGGGGCGCTGCTGTCCTGGCTGCAGTTCATCGCCACCGGGCTGTCGCCGTTCTCCGGCCAGGCCGTGCACTTCCTGCACCATGCTCCTGAAGAGCTGCCCTATGCGCGCAACCGCTACCTGAAGGAAGTCGAGCGGTACTACCGGGTGCTCGACGAACGCCTGGCGCAGAGCCGCTACCTGGCTGGCGACGAGTACAGCATCGCCGACATCGCGTTGTGGGGCTGGGCCAACTTCGCCGGCTACATCCTTGGCGAGCAGGGCCTGAGCGCTTATCCGAGCGTGCAGCGGCTGGTGGCGGAGATCGCCGAGCGGCCGGCGGCCCAGCGCGCGCTGCAACTCAAGGAGCGCCTGGTGCTGAAGGCGGAGTTCGACGAGGAAACCCGTCGCGCGCTCTTCCCGCAGAACGTCCCGGCCTGA
- a CDS encoding VOC family protein, with protein sequence MSTSASHPLAGRLLLNNLALAVADLPRVIDWYQRVLGFVVEERGHFEPVAADFAMLVGAGVRLELVASRRAILREVDRTPPPRHLQVLGWKALVLQCDDLAALGEHLRAEGVELLWEAQPLNESRSSTLLRDPEGNLINIFGPRR encoded by the coding sequence ATGAGCACGTCCGCCTCCCATCCGCTCGCCGGCCGCCTGCTGCTGAACAACCTCGCGCTGGCCGTGGCCGATCTGCCCAGGGTGATCGACTGGTACCAGCGCGTCCTCGGCTTCGTCGTCGAGGAGCGCGGGCACTTCGAGCCGGTGGCGGCGGACTTCGCCATGCTGGTAGGCGCCGGAGTACGCCTGGAACTGGTGGCCAGCCGCCGCGCGATCCTGCGCGAGGTCGACCGCACGCCGCCGCCACGGCACCTGCAGGTGCTCGGCTGGAAGGCGCTGGTGCTGCAGTGCGATGACCTCGCGGCGCTCGGCGAGCACTTGCGCGCGGAAGGTGTGGAACTGCTCTGGGAAGCCCAGCCGCTGAACGAGTCGCGCAGCTCCACCCTGCTGCGCGACCCGGAAGGCAACCTGATCAACATCTTCGGCCCGCGCCGCTAG
- a CDS encoding error-prone DNA polymerase: MTPAYAELHCLSNFSFQRGASSAQELFERAARLGYRALAITDECSLAGIVRAWQAAKACELALIVGSEMRIDAGPKLVLLAQDLAGYQNLCRLITQARRRADKGSYHLVREDFDGDLDGLLAIWLPDPGGEPHGAWLRERFAGRLWLGVELLRGADDAGQLRQALALAERQDIPAVACGDVHMHARGRRALQDCMTAIRRHLPVHEAGAWLYPNGERHLRPREVLAELYPPALLEETLRIAERCTFDLDQLDYQYPRELVPEGHTPSSWLREKTEEGLRRRWPEGEGAKVRQQIEHELALIAELGYDSYFLTVHDLVAFARGRGILCQGRGSAANSAVCFALGITELDPSQANLLFERFISRERNEPPDIDVDFEHERREEVIQYVFRRYGRHRAALTAVVSSYRSAGAIRDVAKALGLPPDQVDALADRCGRWSEKVPPEEQLAEAGFDPQSPILRRVLALTAELIGFPRHLSQHPGGFVISQQPLDSLVPVENAAMPERTLIQWDKDDLDAVGLLKVDVLALGMLSALRRCFDLIERYRGQRWTLASLPAECPQTYAMISRADTVGVFQIESRAQMAMLPRLRPKTFYDLVIEVAIVRPGPIQGDMVHPYLRRRNGEEPVEYPSAELKPVFERTLGVPLFQEQVMQLAIIAAEYSPGEADQLRRSMAAWKRHGGLEPHRQKLFERMGAKGYPQEYIARIFEQIKGFGSYGFPESHAASFALLTYASCWLKCHEPTAFACALINSWPLGFYSPDQVLQDVRRHGIEVRPVDVRYSDWDCSLEHNGQPQPAIRLGLRMVRGLREEVAQRIVQARQQRDFSGMDDLSYRGNLDAATRERLADAGALRGLAGHRHRARWAAAGVEPQLPLFAGQESAAETPVSLPLPSVGEDMLTDYASLGTTLGPHPLSLLRGQLKALRCRSSRELPNLEPDRPLSVAGLVIGRQRPQTASGVTFVTLEDEFGLINVVVWRDLAERQRRVFLQAQLLQVRGRLESESGVRHVIAEQLVDRTELLSGLDVRSRDFR, encoded by the coding sequence ATGACGCCCGCCTACGCCGAGCTGCACTGCCTGTCGAACTTCAGCTTCCAGCGCGGTGCCTCCAGCGCCCAGGAGCTCTTCGAGCGTGCCGCGCGCCTGGGCTACCGCGCCCTGGCGATCACCGACGAGTGCAGCCTGGCCGGCATCGTCCGCGCCTGGCAGGCGGCCAAGGCCTGCGAACTGGCGCTGATCGTCGGCAGCGAAATGCGCATCGACGCCGGCCCCAAGCTGGTGCTGCTGGCGCAAGACCTGGCCGGCTACCAGAACCTCTGCCGGCTGATCACCCAGGCCCGGCGCCGCGCCGACAAGGGCAGCTACCACCTGGTGCGCGAGGACTTCGACGGCGACCTCGACGGCCTGCTGGCGATCTGGCTGCCCGACCCGGGTGGCGAACCGCACGGCGCCTGGCTGCGCGAACGCTTCGCCGGGCGCCTCTGGCTGGGCGTGGAACTCCTCCGCGGCGCCGACGACGCCGGCCAGTTGCGCCAGGCGCTGGCGCTGGCCGAACGCCAGGACATCCCCGCCGTGGCCTGCGGCGACGTGCACATGCACGCCCGTGGCCGCCGCGCCCTGCAGGACTGCATGACCGCCATCCGCCGGCACCTGCCGGTGCACGAGGCCGGCGCCTGGCTGTACCCCAACGGCGAGCGCCACCTGCGCCCGCGCGAGGTGCTCGCCGAGCTGTATCCGCCAGCCTTGCTGGAAGAGACACTGCGCATCGCCGAACGCTGCACCTTCGACCTCGACCAGTTGGACTACCAGTACCCGCGCGAACTGGTGCCCGAAGGCCACACGCCGAGCAGTTGGCTGCGCGAGAAGACCGAGGAAGGCCTGCGCCGCCGCTGGCCCGAAGGCGAAGGCGCCAAGGTCCGCCAGCAGATCGAGCACGAGCTGGCGCTGATCGCCGAGCTGGGCTACGACAGCTACTTCCTCACCGTCCACGACCTGGTCGCCTTCGCCCGTGGCCGCGGCATCCTCTGCCAGGGCCGCGGCTCGGCGGCCAACTCGGCGGTGTGCTTCGCCCTCGGCATCACCGAGCTCGACCCGTCGCAGGCCAACCTGCTCTTCGAGCGTTTCATCTCCCGCGAGCGCAACGAGCCGCCGGACATCGACGTCGACTTCGAGCACGAGCGCCGCGAGGAAGTCATCCAGTACGTGTTCCGCCGCTACGGCCGGCATCGCGCAGCGCTGACCGCGGTGGTCAGCAGCTATCGCAGCGCCGGCGCGATCCGCGACGTGGCCAAGGCCCTCGGCCTGCCGCCGGACCAGGTCGACGCCCTGGCCGATCGTTGCGGGCGCTGGAGCGAAAAGGTGCCACCGGAAGAGCAACTGGCCGAGGCCGGCTTCGACCCGCAGAGCCCCATCCTGCGCCGGGTACTGGCGCTGACCGCCGAGCTGATCGGCTTCCCGCGCCACCTGTCGCAGCACCCGGGCGGCTTCGTCATTTCCCAGCAGCCGCTGGACAGCCTGGTGCCGGTGGAGAACGCCGCCATGCCCGAGCGCACCCTGATCCAGTGGGACAAGGACGACCTCGACGCGGTCGGCCTGCTCAAGGTCGACGTGCTCGCCCTGGGCATGCTCAGCGCCCTGCGCCGCTGCTTCGACCTGATCGAACGCTACCGCGGCCAGCGCTGGACCCTCGCCAGCCTGCCGGCGGAGTGTCCGCAGACCTACGCGATGATCAGCCGCGCCGACACCGTGGGGGTGTTCCAGATCGAGTCGCGCGCGCAGATGGCCATGCTGCCGCGCCTGCGTCCGAAAACCTTCTACGACCTGGTGATCGAGGTGGCCATCGTCCGCCCGGGGCCGATCCAGGGCGACATGGTCCACCCCTACCTGCGCCGGCGGAACGGCGAGGAGCCGGTGGAGTACCCCTCCGCAGAGCTCAAGCCGGTGTTCGAACGCACCCTCGGCGTACCGCTGTTCCAGGAGCAGGTGATGCAGCTGGCGATCATCGCCGCCGAGTACAGCCCCGGCGAGGCCGACCAGCTGCGCCGCTCGATGGCCGCCTGGAAGCGCCATGGCGGCCTGGAGCCGCACCGGCAGAAGCTGTTCGAGCGGATGGGCGCCAAGGGCTATCCGCAGGAATACATCGCGCGCATCTTCGAGCAGATCAAGGGCTTCGGCAGCTACGGCTTTCCCGAGTCCCACGCCGCCAGCTTCGCCCTGCTCACCTACGCCAGCTGCTGGCTGAAATGCCACGAGCCGACGGCCTTCGCCTGCGCCCTGATCAACAGCTGGCCGCTGGGCTTCTACAGCCCCGACCAGGTGCTGCAGGACGTGCGCCGCCACGGCATCGAGGTACGCCCGGTGGACGTGCGCTACAGCGACTGGGACTGCAGCCTGGAACACAACGGCCAGCCGCAGCCGGCGATCCGCCTGGGCCTGCGCATGGTCCGCGGCCTGCGCGAAGAGGTGGCGCAGCGCATCGTCCAGGCCCGTCAGCAGCGCGACTTCAGCGGCATGGACGACCTCAGCTACCGCGGCAACCTCGACGCCGCCACCCGCGAGCGCCTGGCCGACGCCGGCGCCTTGCGCGGCCTGGCCGGACACCGCCACCGCGCGCGCTGGGCCGCCGCCGGGGTGGAACCGCAGCTGCCGCTGTTCGCCGGCCAGGAAAGCGCGGCGGAAACCCCGGTGAGCCTGCCGCTGCCCAGCGTCGGCGAAGACATGCTCACCGACTACGCCAGCCTCGGCACCACCCTCGGTCCGCATCCGCTGAGCCTGTTGCGCGGCCAGCTGAAGGCGCTGCGCTGCCGCAGCTCGCGCGAACTGCCGAACCTGGAACCCGACCGACCGCTGAGCGTCGCCGGGCTGGTGATCGGCCGGCAGCGCCCGCAGACCGCCAGCGGCGTCACCTTCGTCACCCTGGAAGACGAGTTCGGCCTGATCAACGTGGTGGTCTGGCGCGACCTCGCCGAGCGCCAGCGCCGAGTCTTCCTGCAGGCACAGCTGCTGCAGGTGCGCGGCCGCCTGGAAAGCGAGAGCGGCGTGCGCCACGTGATCGCCGAACAGTTGGTAGACCGCACCGAGCTGCTCAGCGGGCTGGACGTGCGCAGCCGCGACTTCCGCTAG
- a CDS encoding Y-family DNA polymerase yields MLWACILLPQLAMDAALRGRADPEAPLALLGGPAQRRVIQALNPAARQLGLRPGQSLTAARALSGDFACADYDAEEIQRCHDLLAAWAYGFSSQVSQHYPRALLLEVRSSLGLFGPWPRFEARLRAELDALGFRQRIGLAPNPVAARVLVNAGDGLVVEDPGELREVLGRLPLERCGLPKEALSSLARMGLRTLQQVLVLPRDGLARRFPPTLLQHLDALLGQRALALDFYRPPEVFESRLELNFDVESTQALLFPLRRLTGDLAAFLAGRDSGVQRFELHLEHHGRGDTRMPVGLLSAERDPAMLFELTRGRLEHLQLPAPVYAVRLHADELPAFAPEHRQLFDERPQQSLPWEQLRERLRARLGDDAVHGLGALAEHRPEQAWQPRDNPRPPPLAPCGPRPGWLLAQPQVLREAAPRILAGPERIESGWWDGGDLRRDYYLVETRAGQRAWAYREVGNEGPWLLHGWFA; encoded by the coding sequence ATGCTCTGGGCCTGCATCCTTTTACCGCAGCTGGCGATGGACGCCGCGTTGCGCGGCCGCGCCGATCCCGAGGCGCCCCTGGCCCTGCTCGGCGGCCCGGCGCAGCGCCGCGTCATCCAGGCGCTCAACCCGGCGGCCCGCCAGCTCGGCCTGCGCCCCGGGCAATCGCTGACCGCCGCGCGCGCCCTGAGCGGCGATTTCGCCTGTGCCGACTACGACGCCGAGGAAATCCAGCGCTGCCACGACCTGCTCGCCGCCTGGGCTTACGGCTTCAGCTCACAGGTCAGCCAGCACTATCCGCGCGCCCTGCTGCTGGAGGTGCGTTCCAGCCTCGGCCTGTTCGGGCCCTGGCCGCGCTTCGAGGCACGCCTGCGCGCCGAGCTGGACGCCCTGGGCTTTCGCCAGCGCATCGGCCTGGCGCCCAATCCGGTCGCCGCGCGGGTGCTGGTCAACGCCGGCGACGGCCTGGTCGTGGAAGACCCCGGCGAGCTGCGTGAAGTCCTCGGCCGCCTGCCGCTGGAGCGCTGCGGCCTGCCGAAAGAAGCCCTTTCCAGCCTGGCACGCATGGGCCTGCGCACGCTGCAGCAGGTCCTCGTCCTGCCCCGCGACGGCCTGGCCCGGCGCTTCCCGCCGACGCTGCTGCAGCACCTGGACGCCCTGCTCGGCCAGCGCGCCCTGGCCCTGGACTTCTACCGTCCGCCGGAGGTCTTCGAGTCGCGCCTCGAGCTGAACTTCGACGTCGAGTCGACCCAGGCCCTGCTCTTCCCGCTGCGCCGTCTGACCGGCGACCTCGCTGCCTTCCTCGCCGGCCGCGACAGCGGCGTGCAACGCTTCGAGCTGCACCTGGAACACCACGGCCGAGGCGACACGCGCATGCCGGTCGGCCTGCTCAGCGCCGAGCGCGACCCGGCGATGCTCTTCGAGCTGACCCGTGGCCGCCTGGAGCACCTGCAGTTGCCCGCCCCGGTGTATGCCGTGCGCCTGCACGCCGACGAACTGCCGGCCTTCGCCCCCGAGCACCGCCAGCTGTTCGACGAGCGCCCGCAACAGTCGCTGCCCTGGGAGCAACTGCGCGAACGCCTGCGCGCCCGTCTCGGCGACGACGCCGTGCACGGCCTCGGCGCCCTCGCCGAGCACCGACCGGAGCAGGCCTGGCAACCGCGCGACAACCCGCGTCCGCCGCCGCTGGCACCCTGCGGCCCGCGCCCCGGCTGGCTGCTGGCGCAACCGCAGGTGCTGCGCGAAGCCGCACCGCGCATCCTCGCAGGACCCGAGCGCATCGAATCCGGCTGGTGGGACGGCGGCGACCTGCGCCGCGACTATTACCTGGTAGAGACCCGCGCCGGCCAGCGCGCCTGGGCCTACCGCGAGGTCGGCAACGAGGGGCCGTGGCTGCTCCACGGCTGGTTCGCATGA